TGTGGAAGGTGGTGTGTTCCGTCCGGGTACAGAGGGGACGACGACTTGTGTGGTGGCGGATCGCTGGGGCAATGTTGTTGCGGCTACGCCGAGTGCCAATGTTCACCGTCCTACGATTGATGGGGGGAGTACAGGGGTTACTTATGGGAATCGCCTGCGGAGTCTGAATACGACGGCGGGTCATCCGAATTGCATCCAGCCGGGGAAGCGTCCGAGGATTACGTTGACGCCTACGCTGGTGTTGAAAGATGGGCAGCCGATTCTGGGTATTAGTGTTGCGGGTGGCGATTTGCAGGATCAGACGACTTTGAATTTGTTGCTGGATTTTGTCGAGTTTGAGATTATGCCGGAGGAGGCTGTTACTGCACCCCGTTTTGCGACGGCGCATCACAACGATTCTTTTGATCCCAATCCCATCCGTGAGCAGACGTTCAAACAGGCCGGGTCGTTGACGCTGAACGATGCGATAGATCAGGATGTGCAGGACGATCTCGCCAGACGAGGGCATCAGGTCGAGGCGAAAGCATCTAATATTGCCACGCCTGTTATGGTTTATGTCGATCGGGAAGAGGGCAGGTATTACGCGGCAGGTGATCCCCAAGCGGGGCGTCACGCTGCGGGGTTGGAGGATGGGTGATCGTTTTCACGATGCGAGCCAAATAGCTGCGTAACATTAAAAACTTGACTTATAGAGAGGGATCATTATTTTTTTCAAACGTATGTGGGGAGTAAGAATGAGATATAGAATTTTTTGCGCCAATAATTAATTCTTCCGCGCGCTTATAGCGTTAAAAAACAAAAACGAGGTGATTTCCTCCCGGAGGCACGCCTCGTTTTATCATTATAACTGATGTTATGCATAGGTACAATTTTAATAAAAAAATGGGTTTTTATTTTGCTTCGCCGATCAAACGATGGGCATGCTTTTTGGTATTGCGCTGCCCCTTGTCTCTCGCCTTTCAGGTGTGTTTATCTCTGTTCTTTTCGACAGTGAGCCAGGCTTCTTCCCCGCCATCGAGTGATGTGCATTTCTGCAGGATTCTTGGTGCCGAAGATATGTGGGTACGCGATAGCCTCTATGCTGCTACGAAGCAGGCACTTAATCTGAATGTTGGCGAACCCCGCACGGTGCGGATGATCTACTTCTTGCCGAATGACCGTCCCTTTCGCCAGGAAGTAGTTCAGAAGATGAAAGATGCGATTCGCCAGATTCAGACCTTCTTTGCCGAGCAGATGCAGGCGCACGGGTATGGGAACAAGACTTTCCGCTTTGAGACCGATGCGCAGGATGAACCGATAGTTCACCGCGTGGATGGTCAACATTCCGATAGTCACTATCTTGACGACTGGGGTACTACGCGTGACGAACTTAAACAGACGTTTGATTTCTCTATGAATATTTACATCCTTGTCATTGACAATAGCGCAGACCTTATTGATAGGCGTTCAGCAGGAGAAGCAGCCCGGTGGTCAAAAGATAGTGGTATTGCGTTACTTCCTGGCGGATTTAGATGGCGGACAGCAGCACATGAACTCGGCCATGCCTTTGGATTGTGGCACGATTTTCGAGATAATGCGTACATCATGTCGTATGGAGGTGACCGAAGAAGTTCTCTATCTGCGTGCAATGCCGAATTTTTGACTGTGCATCCTTACTTCAATCCCGATACTCCGATTGAAGCGGGACAGTCGCCAAGCATCAAACTTATTTCGCCAAATGGATATCCGGTAGGTTCAAAGAGCGTCTCCGTTCAACTTAAAGTCAGCGATTCAGAAGGGCTTCATCAGGTTTTTCTATTCGTTCCAACAAGAGAATCACATCCAGGTCGTGGAGGCCTTGAGATGAAAGCATGTCGTGGATTGACGGGTGCAAGAGATCCTGTTGTTGAATTTGAGTATGATGGCATCATTCCATCTGATGGTCTTACGAGTCTTTCCAATCCTTTGGAGCATACGATTGTATTCGAGGCCGTTGATACGGATGGGAATGTTAGTGGTAGTAGATGGTTTGAACTGTGGGAATTTTCCCCACAATATATCGCCACCTTTGAAGGGCATACGAATGTGGTCACTTCTGTGGCGTATTCACCCGATGGGAGGATGCTAGCTTCCGGATCAGAAGATAACACGGTCAGACTGTGGGACATTAAGACAAGAAAAACCATCTCTACTTTCGAAGGGCATAGGTCTCATGTCACTTCTGTGACATTCTCATCCGATGGGACGATGTTAGCTTCCGGATCAAAAGATAACATCGTCAGACTGTGGGACATTGCGACGCAAAACAGCATCGCCACCTTTGAAGGGCATACAGATGAGATCAATTCTGTAGCATTTTCATCTGATGGGAGGATGCTGGCTTCCGGATCAGAAGATAACACGATCAGGCTATGGGATGTTGTGACGAAAAAAAGTATCGTCATCTTTGAAGGGCATACAGATGAGATCAATTCTGTAGCATTTTCACCTGATGGGACGCTCCTTGCTTCGGGGTCCGAGGACGGCAAGATCAAACTGTGGGATGTAACGACAAAAGAAAATATCGCTACTCTCGCAGGACACACATGGGATGTCTTATCTCTGTCGTTTTCACCCGATGGTACAACGCTGGCTTCTGGGGCTGATGATGGCACGGTCAGACTATGGGATGTTGTAACGGAAGACGATATCGGTATCCTTGAAGGACATGGGGGGCCTATCGCTTCTGTGTCGTTTTCGCCCGATGGAAGGATGCTTGCTTCTGGGTCAATTAGCGCGATCAAATTATGGGACCTTGTGACGAAGTACAATATTGCCACACTGCTAGGGCCAGTTAAGACAGTTTATCCTGTGTCGTTTTCGCCCGATGGAAGGATGCTTGCTTCTGGGTCAGGGGATAATGTCGGACTTTGGGATATATCTGAGTTCAGACAGCCTCGCCCTGTAAAACTTGTAAAAATTTCAGCTAATAATCAGCAGGGCCTGGTCAACGCACAATTGGATGATTCCCTTGTCGTCGAAGTGAGAGATCAGTACGGTGATCCCTTGCAAGGTGTTCAGGTCACATTTACTGTCACAGCAGGTGATGGAAGGCTCAGTGGGAGGTTCACTGCTGAGAACGTAACCACCGATGCCAACGGTAGGGCAGAGAGTATTCTTACACTCGGTTCTGATGCAGGAACAAACACCGTTGAGGTATCTGTCGCTGGGCTTGAGCTTGTAACTTTTAACGCCGTGGGCGTTGGAATGCCTACCACACCGATTATGGGAGGTGATTATCGGACGTGGCATTTACCCGATGGTGCCATCGCTCGCTTGGGTAAAGGAAGCATTAGTGGAAGTGACAGGGCAGTGGCGTTTTCGCCCGATGGTCACCGCTTTGCTGTAGCAAGTGGCATTGGCATCTGGCTTTACGATGTGGCGACGTCTCGTGAACTCGCACTACTGACCGGGCATACGGATGTAGTCCATTCTGTAGCGTATTCACCCGATGGGACGATGCTCGCGTCAGGATTAGAGGATGGTACGGTCAAGCTATGGGATGTGGCATCAAGAGAAAATAGCGTCACCCTTGAGGGACATACGAGAGGCGTCAATTATGTATTATTTTCACCCGATGGTACAACGCTGGCTTCCGGGTCAGGAGGTGGTATGGTCAAGCTATGGGAAGTGGCGTCAGGAGAAAATATCACCACTTTTGAAGGAAATTGGACCTCGGACTATTATTCTATAGCATTTTCAACTGGTAGAGTGATCCTCGCTGCAGGATCAGAGGATGGTACGGTCAGACTGTGGGATATAGCGACAGGAGAAACTATCGCCACTCTTGAGGGACACACGAAAAGGAGCACGCATACAGCATTCTCTCCTGATGGCAAAAAACTCTTCTCCACGTCTCAGGATAAAACGCTTAGATTGTGGGACTTAGATACAAAAAAAAATATCATTACCCTGAGGAATAGAAGTGCAAGCTCTGCGGCGTTTTCGCCCGATGGTACAATGCTCGCTTCAGGGTCATGGCGTGAGGTCAAGCTGTGGGATGTGGTGACAGGAGACAATATCGCCACCCTTGAGAGGGCGGGCTGGATCACTTCAGTGTCATTTTCGCCCGATGGTACAATGCTCGCTTCGGCGACAGAGGATGAGATCAAATTGTTGGATATAGCGACACAAAATGTTGCTACCATCAGACATATGTCCAGTGTCTTATCTGTGACGTTCTCACCCAATAGCACAAGCCTTGCTTCGGGCACAGAGAGTGGCGCAGTTCTGCTGTGGCATGTAGCATCAGGAAAAAGTATTGCCACTTTTGAAAGAAATTGGGGTGATATCTATTCTGTATCATTTTCACCCGATGGCACAACGCTGGCGTCGGGGTCATGGAATGAGATCAATCTATGGAATGTAGTGACAGGAGACAATATCGCTACGTTTAAAGGGCCTGAGTGGGTTAATTCTGTGGCGTATTCCCCCGATGGCACAATGCTCGCTTCTGGAGCAAGACAGAACATAGTTAGGTTGTGGGATGTAGCGACAGGAGACAATATCGCTACCCTTGAAGGACACACAGAGGATGTCAGGACTGTGTCGTTTTCGCCCGATGGTACAATGCTCGCTTCAGGATCAGAGGATGGCACAGTCAGGTTGTGGGACATTGGGACACGAACAAATACGGCCATCCTTGAAGGGCATACAAGCTGGGTCAAATCTGTGTCATTTTCGCCCGATGGTACAACGCTGGCTTCCGGGTCAATTGATGGCACAGTCAGGCTGTGGGATGTGGCGATGGAAACAAATACAACTACCCTTGAAAGGCATATAGGACTGGTCTATTCAGTGTCGTTTTCACCTGATGGCACAACCCTCGCTTCAGGGTCTTGTGATAACACGGTCAGATTGTGGGATGTAGCGAC
The Gemmatimonadota bacterium DNA segment above includes these coding regions:
- a CDS encoding Ig-like domain-containing protein, with protein sequence MWVRDSLYAATKQALNLNVGEPRTVRMIYFLPNDRPFRQEVVQKMKDAIRQIQTFFAEQMQAHGYGNKTFRFETDAQDEPIVHRVDGQHSDSHYLDDWGTTRDELKQTFDFSMNIYILVIDNSADLIDRRSAGEAARWSKDSGIALLPGGFRWRTAAHELGHAFGLWHDFRDNAYIMSYGGDRRSSLSACNAEFLTVHPYFNPDTPIEAGQSPSIKLISPNGYPVGSKSVSVQLKVSDSEGLHQVFLFVPTRESHPGRGGLEMKACRGLTGARDPVVEFEYDGIIPSDGLTSLSNPLEHTIVFEAVDTDGNVSGSRWFELWEFSPQYIATFEGHTNVVTSVAYSPDGRMLASGSEDNTVRLWDIKTRKTISTFEGHRSHVTSVTFSSDGTMLASGSKDNIVRLWDIATQNSIATFEGHTDEINSVAFSSDGRMLASGSEDNTIRLWDVVTKKSIVIFEGHTDEINSVAFSPDGTLLASGSEDGKIKLWDVTTKENIATLAGHTWDVLSLSFSPDGTTLASGADDGTVRLWDVVTEDDIGILEGHGGPIASVSFSPDGRMLASGSISAIKLWDLVTKYNIATLLGPVKTVYPVSFSPDGRMLASGSGDNVGLWDISEFRQPRPVKLVKISANNQQGLVNAQLDDSLVVEVRDQYGDPLQGVQVTFTVTAGDGRLSGRFTAENVTTDANGRAESILTLGSDAGTNTVEVSVAGLELVTFNAVGVGMPTTPIMGGDYRTWHLPDGAIARLGKGSISGSDRAVAFSPDGHRFAVASGIGIWLYDVATSRELALLTGHTDVVHSVAYSPDGTMLASGLEDGTVKLWDVASRENSVTLEGHTRGVNYVLFSPDGTTLASGSGGGMVKLWEVASGENITTFEGNWTSDYYSIAFSTGRVILAAGSEDGTVRLWDIATGETIATLEGHTKRSTHTAFSPDGKKLFSTSQDKTLRLWDLDTKKNIITLRNRSASSAAFSPDGTMLASGSWREVKLWDVVTGDNIATLERAGWITSVSFSPDGTMLASATEDEIKLLDIATQNVATIRHMSSVLSVTFSPNSTSLASGTESGAVLLWHVASGKSIATFERNWGDIYSVSFSPDGTTLASGSWNEINLWNVVTGDNIATFKGPEWVNSVAYSPDGTMLASGARQNIVRLWDVATGDNIATLEGHTEDVRTVSFSPDGTMLASGSEDGTVRLWDIGTRTNTAILEGHTSWVKSVSFSPDGTTLASGSIDGTVRLWDVAMETNTTTLERHIGLVYSVSFSPDGTTLASGSCDNTVRLWDVATGDNIATLDGHTRCVESVSFSPDGITLASGSFDGSVLLWDMSAYVTPEVITPVVTIPDANLRAVIRDALGKSRFAPITTADMANLTTLDASNSNIRDLTGLEFATNLTELNLVDNRLSSLSINTHIPALQDRGVEVLLARSPTPDFDGNGTVGISDFLLFVDVFGTQVGQAGYESKYDLDGNGVIGIPDFLIFTDSFGKEVSTPSGGDSGGNGGGTMQVAILDANLRAVIEDALGKARGALITRNEMATLTRLSAWDANIGN